A genomic window from Gemmatimonadaceae bacterium includes:
- a CDS encoding IS110 family transposase encodes MIGIDLHKRESQLCILDGQGGVTERRIVTSRDRFTAVLGARPPARILVEASTESEWVACHLEALGHEVVVADPNFAPMYATRSRRVKTDKRDARTLADALRLGAYRPAHRVSAARRHVRAELAVREALVRTRTRCIALAKALVRRDGLRVPNSTAAWFVERLTALPLSPVLAAELAPLVAILAPLNVQIAAADARIAALGRTDPIVALLQTAPAVGPVTSSGIVAIADDIGRFPSAHQFEAFLGLVPGERSSGEKRRLGHITKAGNRRARYLLVEAAWRILRSKSSDTAVLRAWAQRILHRRGTKIAAVALARRLAGILYAMWRDQRAYDAGHLRTPQPVPASAA; translated from the coding sequence ATGATAGGCATCGATCTCCACAAGCGCGAGAGCCAGCTCTGCATCCTCGACGGGCAGGGCGGCGTCACCGAACGACGCATCGTCACGAGCCGCGACCGCTTCACCGCGGTGCTGGGCGCGCGTCCGCCCGCACGCATCCTCGTCGAGGCGTCGACCGAGAGCGAGTGGGTCGCGTGCCACCTGGAGGCGCTGGGCCACGAGGTGGTCGTCGCCGACCCGAACTTCGCGCCGATGTACGCCACGCGCAGCCGGCGGGTGAAGACGGACAAGCGCGATGCGCGGACCCTGGCTGACGCGCTCCGGCTCGGCGCCTATCGTCCGGCGCACCGCGTCTCGGCGGCGCGGCGGCATGTGCGCGCCGAGTTGGCGGTGCGCGAGGCCTTGGTCCGCACACGCACGCGATGCATCGCGCTCGCCAAGGCCCTCGTGCGCCGCGACGGCCTGCGCGTGCCGAACAGCACGGCCGCGTGGTTTGTCGAACGACTCACCGCGCTCCCGCTCTCGCCGGTGCTGGCGGCCGAGCTGGCGCCGCTGGTCGCGATCCTCGCGCCGCTGAACGTGCAGATCGCGGCCGCCGACGCGCGCATCGCGGCGCTCGGGCGGACGGACCCGATCGTCGCGCTGCTGCAGACGGCCCCCGCCGTCGGGCCGGTGACGTCCAGCGGCATCGTCGCGATCGCGGATGACATCGGCCGGTTCCCGTCGGCGCACCAGTTCGAGGCCTTCCTCGGGTTGGTGCCCGGGGAGCGGAGCTCGGGCGAGAAGCGGCGACTCGGCCACATCACGAAGGCGGGCAACCGGCGCGCGCGCTATCTCCTGGTCGAGGCGGCGTGGCGCATCCTCCGCTCCAAGTCAAGCGACACCGCGGTGTTGCGGGCGTGGGCGCAGCGCATCCTGCATCGCCGCGGCACGAAGATCGCGGCGGTCGCGCTGGCGCGGCGGCTCGCGGGCATCCTCTATGCGATGTGGCGGGACCAGCGGGCGTACGACGCGGGCCACCTGCGGACGCCGCAGCCCGTGCCGGCGTCCGCCGCATGA
- a CDS encoding carboxypeptidase regulatory-like domain-containing protein, with protein MPLGQAVAAGPAIVVEGRVLVEATGAPVMGARVTLDANERRSVMTDRDGRYRFPDVSRTDQTLSVRAIGYIPERREIRPSCTVAVSDERGRVVTPARCTPSPEQLDFRLRPETVY; from the coding sequence GTGCCGCTCGGACAGGCTGTCGCTGCGGGCCCCGCCATCGTGGTCGAAGGGCGGGTGCTCGTGGAGGCCACCGGAGCGCCGGTGATGGGCGCACGCGTCACTCTCGACGCTAACGAGCGCCGAAGCGTCATGACGGATCGCGACGGTCGATACCGATTCCCCGATGTCTCGCGCACTGATCAGACTCTCAGCGTTCGGGCAATCGGCTACATCCCCGAGCGCCGAGAGATTCGGCCCTCCTGCACAGTCGCGGTATCCGATGAGCGCGGCCGCGTGGTCACACCCGCTCGTTGCACACCGTCGCCGGAGCAACTCGACTTCCGTTTGCGGCCTGAGACGGTTTACTAG
- a CDS encoding IS3 family transposase (programmed frameshift), with protein sequence MPRRSPFSPEFRERAIRMVLDQAPQHGSQWAAIRSIAEKVGCHQETLRNWVREHERNTGVRPGPTTDDLARLKELERENRELKRANEILKKASAYFAFGGARPPTQLMVAFIDAHRAAYGVEPICAVLPIAPSTYYEAKARARDPSRLPARSRADAALRPALQRVWAATRGRYGARKAWKQLRREGRVVARCTVARVFKAMGLRGVVRGRRATTTVPEPAAHRPQDLVQRNFTATRPNALWVSDLTYVPTWRGFVYVAFVTDAYSRRIVGWRATTTLRTDLALDALEQALYDRALDGPLVHHSDRGSQYLAIRYTDRLLEAGIESSVGSRGDAYDNALAESINALYKAEVIHHLGPWKGLEDVEYATLEWVDWYNSQRLMQPLGDIPPAEYEAQYYHAHAASAAVGLN encoded by the exons ATGCCCAGACGTTCCCCATTTTCGCCTGAGTTCCGCGAACGCGCCATCCGGATGGTGCTGGACCAGGCCCCGCAGCACGGCTCCCAGTGGGCCGCGATCCGCTCGATCGCCGAGAAGGTCGGCTGTCACCAGGAGACCCTCCGGAACTGGGTCCGCGAGCACGAGCGGAACACGGGCGTGCGACCCGGCCCGACCACGGACGACCTCGCGCGCCTCAAGGAGCTCGAGCGCGAGAACCGCGAGCTGAAGCGCGCCAATGAGATCCTGAAGAAGGCGTCGGCGTATTTCGCCT TTGGCGGAGCTCGACCGCCGACCCAACTGATGGTGGCCTTCATCGACGCGCACCGCGCGGCGTACGGAGTCGAGCCGATCTGCGCAGTGCTGCCGATCGCTCCGTCGACCTACTACGAGGCGAAGGCGCGCGCGCGCGACCCGTCGCGCCTGCCGGCCCGCAGCCGCGCGGATGCGGCGCTCCGGCCGGCGCTCCAGCGCGTGTGGGCGGCGACGCGCGGGCGCTACGGGGCGCGCAAGGCCTGGAAGCAGCTCCGCCGGGAGGGCCGCGTGGTGGCGCGCTGCACGGTGGCGCGCGTCTTCAAGGCGATGGGCCTGCGCGGGGTGGTGCGCGGGCGCCGGGCGACGACGACCGTGCCCGAGCCGGCGGCGCACCGGCCGCAGGATCTCGTGCAGCGGAACTTCACGGCGACGCGCCCGAACGCGCTCTGGGTCTCCGACCTGACGTACGTGCCGACGTGGCGCGGCTTCGTGTACGTCGCGTTCGTGACCGATGCGTACTCGCGCCGCATCGTCGGCTGGCGCGCGACGACGACCCTGCGGACGGACCTCGCGCTCGACGCGCTGGAGCAGGCACTCTACGACCGCGCGCTCGACGGCCCGCTCGTGCATCACAGTGACCGCGGGTCGCAGTACCTGGCCATCCGCTACACGGACCGGCTGCTCGAGGCCGGCATCGAATCCTCCGTCGGCAGCCGCGGTGACGCCTACGACAATGCGCTCGCCGAGTCGATCAACGCGCTGTACAAGGCGGAGGTCATCCATCATCTCGGACCGTGGAAGGGCCTGGAGGACGTGGAGTACGCGACGCTCGAGTGGGTGGACTGGTACAACAGCCAGCGCCTGATGCAGCCGCTCGGGGACATCCCCCCGGCGGAGTACGAAGCGCAGTATTATCACGCCCACGCCGCATCCGCGGCCGTGGGACTCAACTAA
- a CDS encoding IS110 family transposase encodes MIGIDLHKRESQLCILDADGHATERRIVTSRDRFTAVLGSRPPARILVEASTESEWVACHLEALGHAVVVADPNFAPMYATRSRRVKTDKRDARTLADALRLGAYRPAHRVSAARRHIRAELAVREALVRTRTRCIALAKALVRRDGLRVPNSTAAWFVERLTALPLAPTLEAELAPLVAVLGPLTVQIAAADARIAALGRTDPIVALLQTAPSIGPVTSSGIVAIADDIGRFPSAHQFEAFLGLVPGERSSGEKRRLGHITKAGNRRARYLLVEAAWRILRSKSADTAVLRAWAQRILHRRGKKIAAVALARRLAGILYAMWRDQRAYDAGHLRMPQPVPASAA; translated from the coding sequence ATGATAGGCATCGATCTCCACAAGCGCGAGAGCCAGCTCTGCATCCTCGATGCGGACGGGCACGCGACCGAACGGCGCATCGTCACGAGCCGCGACCGCTTCACGGCGGTGCTGGGATCGCGTCCGCCCGCCCGGATCCTCGTCGAAGCCTCGACCGAGAGCGAGTGGGTCGCGTGCCACCTGGAGGCACTCGGGCACGCGGTGGTCGTCGCCGACCCGAACTTCGCGCCGATGTATGCCACGCGCAGCCGCCGGGTGAAGACGGACAAGCGCGATGCGCGCACCCTGGCCGACGCTCTCCGGCTCGGGGCCTATCGCCCGGCGCATCGGGTCTCGGCGGCCCGGCGCCACATCCGCGCCGAGCTCGCCGTGCGCGAGGCTCTCGTCCGCACGCGCACGCGGTGCATCGCCCTGGCGAAGGCGCTCGTGCGCCGCGACGGCCTGCGCGTACCGAACAGCACGGCCGCGTGGTTTGTCGAACGACTCACCGCGCTCCCGCTCGCGCCGACGCTCGAGGCCGAGCTCGCGCCGCTGGTCGCGGTGCTCGGGCCGCTGACCGTGCAGATCGCGGCCGCCGACGCCCGCATTGCGGCGCTCGGGCGGACGGACCCAATCGTGGCGCTCCTGCAGACGGCTCCCTCCATCGGGCCGGTGACATCGAGCGGCATCGTCGCGATCGCGGATGACATCGGCCGGTTCCCGTCGGCGCACCAGTTCGAGGCGTTCCTCGGGTTGGTGCCCGGGGAGCGGAGCTCGGGCGAGAAGCGGCGGCTCGGCCACATCACGAAGGCGGGCAACCGGCGCGCGCGCTATCTCCTGGTCGAGGCGGCGTGGCGCATCCTCCGCTCCAAGTCGGCCGACACGGCGGTGCTCCGCGCGTGGGCGCAGCGCATCCTGCATCGCCGCGGCAAGAAGATCGCGGCGGTCGCGCTGGCGCGGCGGCTCGCGGGCATCCTCTATGCGATGTGGCGGGACCAGCGGGCGTACGACGCGGGCCACCTGCGGATGCCGCAGCCCGTGCCGGCGTCCGCCGCGTGA
- a CDS encoding IS110 family transposase: MIGIDLHKRESQLCILDGQGGVTERRIVTSRDRFTAVLGARPPARILVEASTESEWVACHLEALGHEVVVADPNFAPMYATRSRRVKTDKRDARTLADALRLGAYRPAHRVSAARRHVRAELAVREALVRTRTRCIALAKALVRRDGLRVPNSTAAWFVERLTALPLSPVLAAELAPLIAVLAPLNVQIAAADARIAALGRTDPIVALLQTAPAVGPVTSSGIVAIADDIGRFPSAHQFEAFLGLVPGERSSGEKRRLGHITKAGNRRARYLLVEAAWRILRSKSSDTAVLRAWAQRILHRRGTKIAAVALARRLAGILYAMWRDQRAYDAGHLRTPQPVPASAA, from the coding sequence ATGATAGGCATCGATCTCCACAAGCGCGAGAGCCAGCTCTGCATCCTCGACGGGCAGGGCGGCGTCACCGAACGACGCATCGTCACGAGCCGTGACCGCTTCACCGCGGTGCTGGGCGCGCGTCCGCCCGCGCGGATCCTCGTCGAGGCGTCGACCGAGAGCGAGTGGGTCGCGTGTCACCTGGAGGCGCTGGGCCACGAGGTGGTCGTCGCCGACCCGAACTTCGCGCCGATGTACGCCACGCGCAGCCGGCGGGTGAAGACGGACAAGCGCGATGCGCGGACCCTGGCTGACGCGCTCCGGCTCGGCGCCTATCGTCCGGCGCACCGCGTCTCGGCGGCGCGGCGGCATGTGCGCGCCGAGTTGGCGGTGCGCGAGGCCTTGGTCCGCACACGCACGCGATGCATCGCGCTCGCCAAGGCCCTCGTGCGCCGCGACGGCCTGCGCGTGCCGAACAGCACGGCCGCGTGGTTTGTCGAACGACTCACCGCGCTCCCGCTCTCGCCGGTGCTGGCGGCCGAGCTGGCGCCCTTGATCGCGGTGCTCGCCCCGCTGAACGTGCAGATCGCGGCCGCCGACGCGCGCATCGCGGCGCTCGGGCGGACGGACCCGATCGTCGCGCTGCTGCAGACGGCCCCCGCCGTCGGGCCGGTGACGTCCAGCGGCATCGTCGCGATCGCGGATGACATCGGCCGGTTCCCGTCGGCGCACCAGTTCGAGGCCTTCCTCGGGTTGGTGCCCGGGGAGCGGAGCTCGGGCGAGAAGCGGCGACTCGGCCACATCACGAAGGCGGGCAACCGGCGCGCGCGCTATCTCCTGGTCGAGGCGGCGTGGCGCATCCTCCGCTCCAAGTCAAGCGACACCGCGGTGTTGCGGGCGTGGGCGCAGCGCATCCTGCATCGCCGCGGCACGAAGATCGCGGCGGTCGCGCTGGCGCGGCGGCTCGCGGGCATCCTCTATGCGATGTGGCGGGACCAGCGGGCGTACGACGCGGGCCACCTGCGGACGCCGCAGCCCGTGCCGGCGTCCGCCGCATGA
- a CDS encoding cation transporter, whose translation MSNEHLGRRALTTLFALNGTMFVVELLSGWRAESMGLIADGLDMGADAAVYLLALLAIGAAESRKLRAARFAGRVQLALAVVAMLELARRAVMGSAPEPPTMVAVSLAALAVNVWCLVLLRRHRHGEVHLQAAWIFSATDVQANLGVLLAGALVALTRSAIPDLVIGLVVCWLVLRGAIRIGRRVRAAELAADAATSVRPG comes from the coding sequence GTGAGTAACGAACATCTCGGACGGCGCGCGCTGACGACGTTGTTCGCGCTGAACGGCACGATGTTCGTCGTCGAGCTCCTCAGCGGCTGGCGCGCGGAGTCCATGGGACTCATCGCGGACGGCCTCGATATGGGCGCCGACGCCGCTGTCTATCTCCTCGCCCTGCTCGCCATCGGCGCGGCCGAGTCCCGCAAGCTCAGGGCCGCGCGCTTTGCCGGCCGGGTGCAGCTCGCGCTCGCCGTCGTCGCGATGCTGGAACTGGCGCGTCGTGCCGTCATGGGGAGCGCGCCAGAACCGCCAACCATGGTCGCGGTGTCCCTCGCCGCGCTCGCCGTCAACGTCTGGTGCCTCGTCCTCCTGCGCCGCCATCGGCACGGCGAGGTCCATCTCCAGGCGGCGTGGATCTTCTCCGCCACCGATGTGCAGGCGAATCTCGGTGTGCTCCTGGCCGGGGCACTCGTCGCCCTGACACGCTCGGCGATTCCCGACCTCGTCATCGGACTCGTGGTCTGCTGGCTCGTCCTCCGCGGGGCGATCCGCATCGGGCGCCGCGTGCGCGCCGCCGAGCTGGCCGCCGACGCCGCGACATCCGTGCGACCCGGATAA
- a CDS encoding DUF1311 domain-containing protein produces MIRSVRLVSLILCVGCNGAPERDVPASAQSAPGTITATTTHCDSATTTLAMRECGASDLASAERELEFAVDSLRARGADPSLVDSAQSAWRQSRRYDCALSGAPFAGGSLQGVEVATCMARLTRQRADQLSQLFRAP; encoded by the coding sequence ATGATTCGCAGCGTGCGACTTGTTTCACTTATTCTGTGCGTCGGATGCAATGGCGCGCCGGAACGCGATGTTCCCGCTTCCGCGCAATCCGCGCCCGGGACGATCACGGCAACCACTACCCATTGCGACTCTGCGACAACGACGCTTGCTATGCGCGAGTGCGGCGCGTCAGACCTCGCATCCGCCGAACGGGAACTCGAGTTTGCCGTGGACTCCCTGCGAGCACGCGGCGCCGACCCAAGCCTAGTCGACTCCGCACAGTCTGCGTGGCGGCAGTCGCGGCGGTATGACTGCGCGTTGTCCGGCGCACCGTTCGCGGGCGGTTCACTGCAGGGAGTTGAGGTCGCGACGTGCATGGCGCGACTCACCAGGCAACGCGCCGACCAGCTCTCGCAACTGTTTCGCGCTCCGTAG
- a CDS encoding integron integrase, translating into MLDELAVVLRGRRYSARTIEVYSAWVRRYIRYHGLRHPTELDASHVRRFLTFLVEERDVSASTQNQALSAILFLYNVVLAIPMGAPDGLLPAKRSHHIPTVLSRGAIQLVLEQLSGATWLAASLLYGSGLRVGEAVALRVKDIDLDRGEVIVRAGKGARDRRTMLPASLIPPLRQQIGAVKKLRDRDRARGYGGVVLPDAFERKSRGAATALGWQWLFPAQRTYTEAESRIVRRHHLDASVVQRAVTQAARAAGLAQRVTCHTFRHSFATHLLEAGYDIRTVQELLGHRDVSTTMIYTHVLNKGGLGVRSPLDFGRTSASSLQANSGEPR; encoded by the coding sequence CTGCTCGACGAGCTCGCCGTCGTCCTCCGCGGCCGCCGCTACAGCGCGCGGACCATCGAGGTCTACTCTGCCTGGGTGCGCCGGTACATCAGGTACCACGGGCTCCGCCACCCAACCGAGCTCGACGCCAGCCACGTGCGGCGCTTCCTCACCTTCCTCGTCGAGGAGCGCGACGTCAGCGCCAGCACTCAGAATCAGGCTCTCTCCGCCATCCTGTTCCTGTACAACGTCGTCCTTGCCATCCCGATGGGCGCGCCCGACGGGCTCCTGCCCGCCAAGCGCAGCCATCACATCCCCACCGTCCTGAGCCGAGGCGCCATACAACTCGTGCTCGAGCAGCTCAGCGGGGCGACCTGGCTCGCCGCCAGCCTGCTTTATGGAAGCGGCCTCCGCGTCGGTGAGGCTGTCGCGCTGCGCGTCAAGGACATCGACCTCGATCGCGGCGAAGTCATCGTACGCGCTGGCAAGGGCGCCCGTGACCGTCGGACAATGCTGCCCGCCAGCCTCATCCCGCCGCTGCGCCAGCAGATCGGTGCCGTCAAGAAGCTCCGCGACCGCGACCGTGCGCGCGGCTACGGCGGAGTCGTCCTTCCCGACGCTTTCGAGCGCAAGTCCCGTGGCGCCGCCACCGCGCTAGGGTGGCAGTGGCTCTTTCCGGCGCAGCGCACCTACACCGAAGCCGAGTCCCGCATCGTGCGCCGCCATCATCTTGACGCCAGCGTCGTGCAGCGCGCCGTGACCCAGGCCGCTCGCGCCGCCGGGCTCGCCCAGCGCGTGACCTGCCACACCTTCCGGCACAGTTTTGCGACGCACCTGTTGGAGGCTGGCTACGACATACGCACTGTTCAGGAACTACTCGGCCATCGGGATGTGAGCACGACGATGATCTACACGCACGTGCTGAACAAGGGCGGATTGGGGGTTCGGAGCCCGTTGGACTTCGGCCGGACCAGTGCGAGTTCCTTGCAAGCTAATTCTGGAGAACCGCGGTGA
- a CDS encoding ATP-binding protein — translation MSASRPVLPLDAAGRRRLKIAFVGTHGVGKTTLCFDLAAHLKRLDLGVDLVKEVARRCPLPINEETTLDAQAWILHTQVAEEIAALSLYEVVVCDRSVLDNYAYLVARVGRRPELDPLVQEWIRGYDALFKVPVMAAPTFDGKRAVSRQFQLEIDGVIDSLVQAFEVPVVALDPADRDGWLPAVLAALKLPLEPPQIELFEGA, via the coding sequence ATGTCCGCCTCCCGCCCTGTCCTCCCGCTCGATGCGGCCGGCCGCCGCCGGCTGAAGATCGCCTTCGTGGGCACGCACGGGGTGGGGAAAACGACGCTCTGCTTCGACCTGGCGGCGCACCTGAAGCGGCTGGACCTAGGCGTGGACCTGGTCAAAGAAGTAGCCCGACGCTGCCCGCTGCCGATCAACGAAGAGACGACGCTGGACGCGCAGGCCTGGATCCTGCACACGCAAGTGGCGGAAGAGATCGCGGCCCTGTCGCTCTACGAAGTGGTGGTCTGCGACCGCTCGGTGCTGGATAACTACGCGTACCTGGTGGCGCGGGTGGGGCGGCGGCCTGAACTGGATCCGCTGGTGCAGGAGTGGATCCGCGGCTACGACGCGTTGTTCAAGGTGCCGGTGATGGCGGCCCCGACGTTCGACGGGAAGCGCGCGGTGAGCCGGCAGTTCCAGCTGGAGATCGACGGGGTGATCGACTCGCTGGTGCAGGCGTTTGAGGTGCCGGTGGTCGCGCTGGATCCCGCGGACCGCGACGGCTGGCTGCCGGCGGTGCTGGCGGCGCTGAAGCTGCCGTTGGAGCCGCCGCAGATCGAGCTGTTCGAGGGAGCTTGA
- a CDS encoding AMP-binding protein, with product MDLLPLRSAAAKGRVDSIPAPSLVAAGFTLLQRCPALVRALAGKRSGILLPSSPQFLTALAASDGRGAVLINPLAAPAEIAYQLQDAAVGAVFTVAALARRLPDHIPVVLLDEAPAQALFTISGGDEQRIDLGSHFGLELEGDADAPGRDEECAIVYTSAMQGTPLGAILTHRNLIANARATVQAAANEPSDHVLALLPFSHLFGLTVSLVAPLMAGARVTTMPRFNPIAAVDLIEREAITEVVGVPAIFAALLAAVARRGGKLNAPALRLCICGGAPLAPELQEQWEAATGVALRQGYGLTEASPVALFNRVGSDNVLGSLGLPFPGVRVSVRDPETSAEVPQGSVGEICVAGETVFRGYIGEVPAPGATRFGATGASGPAVPTATDSRSHHSDPTANVGRNQHSGPTPRDQSRGLRTRDGWLHSGDLGVLREDDRVEFRGVCKEMFTRNGFNIYPQEIARVIKAMPGVRDAWAYPIYEPSRENDIGVELSVDAGSKVTVADVKAWCEARLSQYKQPSRVTLLR from the coding sequence TTGGACCTCCTCCCCCTCCGCTCCGCCGCCGCCAAGGGTCGCGTCGACTCCATCCCCGCGCCCAGCCTCGTCGCCGCCGGCTTCACCCTCCTGCAGCGCTGCCCTGCGCTCGTGCGCGCGCTCGCCGGCAAGCGGTCCGGAATCCTCCTCCCCTCGTCCCCCCAGTTCCTCACCGCCCTCGCCGCGTCTGACGGCCGCGGGGCCGTGCTCATCAATCCGCTCGCCGCGCCCGCCGAGATCGCGTACCAGCTCCAAGACGCCGCCGTCGGGGCCGTGTTCACCGTCGCCGCGCTGGCCAGGCGCCTGCCCGATCACATCCCCGTCGTGCTCCTCGACGAGGCCCCCGCGCAGGCCCTCTTCACCATCTCCGGCGGCGACGAGCAGCGCATCGACCTCGGCTCCCACTTCGGCCTCGAGCTCGAGGGTGACGCCGACGCGCCCGGCCGCGACGAGGAGTGCGCCATCGTCTATACCAGTGCGATGCAGGGCACGCCCCTCGGCGCCATCCTCACCCATCGCAACCTCATCGCCAACGCCCGCGCCACCGTGCAGGCCGCCGCCAACGAGCCCAGCGACCACGTCCTCGCGCTGTTGCCGTTCTCCCATCTGTTCGGACTCACCGTCTCGCTCGTCGCACCGCTGATGGCCGGCGCGCGCGTGACCACGATGCCGCGCTTCAATCCCATCGCCGCCGTCGATCTCATCGAGCGCGAGGCCATCACCGAAGTTGTCGGCGTGCCCGCCATCTTCGCGGCGCTGCTCGCCGCCGTCGCGAGGCGTGGCGGCAAGCTCAACGCGCCCGCGCTGCGGCTCTGCATCTGCGGCGGTGCGCCCCTCGCGCCCGAGTTGCAGGAGCAGTGGGAGGCCGCCACCGGCGTCGCGCTGCGGCAGGGCTATGGTCTGACCGAGGCGTCGCCTGTCGCGCTGTTCAATAGAGTTGGCAGCGACAACGTGCTCGGCAGCCTCGGGCTGCCGTTTCCGGGCGTGCGCGTGAGTGTGCGCGATCCCGAGACCAGCGCTGAGGTGCCGCAGGGCAGCGTCGGCGAGATCTGCGTTGCAGGCGAGACCGTGTTCCGGGGATACATCGGCGAGGTGCCGGCGCCTGGGGCAACACGATTCGGGGCTACCGGCGCCAGTGGCCCCGCAGTCCCCACCGCCACCGACAGCCGCAGTCACCACTCCGACCCCACCGCTAACGTCGGACGCAACCAGCACTCAGGCCCCACCCCCCGCGACCAATCCCGCGGCCTGCGCACCCGCGACGGCTGGCTCCACAGCGGCGACCTCGGCGTGTTGCGTGAGGACGACCGCGTCGAGTTCCGCGGGGTCTGCAAGGAGATGTTCACGCGCAACGGATTCAACATCTACCCGCAGGAGATCGCGCGCGTGATCAAGGCGATGCCTGGCGTGCGCGATGCGTGGGCGTATCCGATTTATGAGCCGAGCCGCGAGAACGACATCGGCGTCGAGCTGAGCGTAGATGCCGGAAGTAAGGTCACCGTTGCCGACGTCAAAGCGTGGTGCGAGGCTAGGTTGTCGCAGTACAAGCAGCCCAGCCGCGTGACGCTGCTCAGATAG
- the glmM gene encoding phosphoglucosamine mutase, with amino-acid sequence MTDPRLMVSVSGIRGRVGHGLTPEVVARYAAAFGAWAIARARERGGRPAVVLGRDSRVTGPLFHTVTRAALESVGADVIDIGLTTTPTLQLAVEHHHAAGGLGITASHNPIEWNALKFIGPDGLFLSAAQGAEMRALVNAGIPYAEWDALGEVHFDGEAVARHLDAVLALPFIDVDGIRARKFRVAYDACRGAGGVVIPKLLELLGCEVHAIELEADGRFPRPPEPIAENLVALQNLVKKTGAQIGFATDPDVDRLALVDDDARAIGEDYTLALATRVVLRHRKGAVVTNLSTSRIVDDMAAEHGVSVVRAPVGEVNVALKMRAVDAVIGGEGNGGVILPELHLGRDAPLGVALLLQLLHEDAEPLSRIVGRFPRYAIIKDKLDRPSKPLDKVYKALREAFADAEADTQDGLRLGWRDRWVHIRPSGTEPIVRVIAEGPTEAVARQMVQRGRELLAQLT; translated from the coding sequence ATGACTGATCCTCGTCTGATGGTCTCCGTCTCCGGGATTCGGGGGCGGGTGGGGCACGGGCTGACGCCCGAAGTCGTCGCGCGGTATGCCGCGGCGTTCGGCGCGTGGGCGATTGCGCGGGCGCGCGAACGGGGTGGGCGGCCGGCGGTGGTGCTGGGGCGCGACTCGCGCGTCACGGGGCCGCTCTTCCATACGGTCACGCGCGCGGCGCTGGAGAGCGTGGGCGCGGATGTCATCGACATCGGGCTCACGACGACGCCGACGCTGCAGCTGGCGGTGGAGCATCACCACGCGGCGGGCGGGCTGGGCATCACGGCGAGCCACAACCCGATCGAATGGAACGCGCTGAAGTTCATCGGGCCGGACGGCCTGTTCCTGAGCGCGGCGCAAGGCGCGGAGATGCGCGCATTGGTGAATGCGGGCATTCCGTATGCCGAGTGGGACGCGCTGGGCGAAGTGCACTTCGACGGCGAAGCGGTGGCGCGGCACCTGGACGCGGTGCTGGCGCTGCCGTTCATCGACGTGGATGGCATCCGCGCGCGCAAGTTCCGCGTGGCTTACGACGCCTGCCGTGGCGCTGGCGGTGTGGTGATCCCGAAGCTGCTTGAACTCCTCGGCTGCGAAGTCCACGCGATCGAGCTCGAGGCGGACGGACGCTTCCCGCGGCCGCCGGAGCCGATCGCCGAGAACCTGGTGGCGCTGCAGAACCTGGTGAAGAAGACGGGCGCGCAGATTGGCTTCGCGACGGACCCGGACGTGGACCGCCTGGCACTGGTGGACGACGACGCCCGCGCGATCGGCGAGGACTACACGCTGGCGTTGGCGACACGTGTCGTCCTGCGACACCGCAAGGGCGCGGTGGTGACGAACCTCTCGACCAGCCGCATCGTGGACGATATGGCGGCGGAGCACGGCGTGAGCGTGGTGCGCGCCCCGGTGGGCGAAGTGAACGTGGCCCTCAAGATGCGCGCGGTGGACGCGGTGATCGGCGGCGAAGGCAACGGGGGCGTCATCCTCCCGGAGCTGCACCTCGGCCGCGACGCGCCGCTGGGTGTGGCACTGCTCTTGCAGTTACTGCACGAGGACGCCGAGCCGCTGAGCCGGATCGTGGGGCGCTTCCCGCGCTACGCGATCATCAAGGACAAGCTCGACCGTCCGTCCAAGCCGCTGGATAAAGTGTACAAGGCGCTGCGCGAAGCCTTCGCAGACGCCGAGGCGGATACGCAGGACGGCCTCAGGCTCGGCTGGCGCGATCGCTGGGTGCATATTCGTCCGAGCGGCACGGAGCCGATCGTTCGGGTGATCGCGGAGGGGCCGACAGAGGCGGTGGCTCGGCAGATGGTACAGCGCGGTCGAGAGTTGTTGGCGCAGTTGACATAG